TCTTGGGCATGCAGTGGTTACACACTTTGTttgctctctttttttttttttctgaccAACAATCATACATACTTAACTTTTGTTGTGTTTCTTGCAGTATAGTCAGTACTTCAGTAATTCCACGCCAGAAACTTCGGAGAGTTctgatgaaaatgaaacttCTAAAAGGAGGAAAGTTTGTACAGAGGACATTGATTACAAAAGTGTTGAAGATGAGGGAAGGAGTACTGGTGAGAGTGAATATGGTGGACCTAAATGTAGCTTCTTGTGGCCAATATACACAATTTACTTTGAGGTTGGAAATTTTGGTTGTTGTCCCTTCCActgatttcttttttgctttgttGTATTTGACCTTGATGACATCAGATGAACATGTTAATGGAACTTCTACGATCTCTACGAGCAGTGGAGCAAAAGTAGAGAAATGTTCTCCTATTTCACTAGTGAAGCTGACACGGAGTGGTCTGCTTTTACTTACCTTTGCCAAGGATATCTCTCCGGATACTGTTTATATTGTCTCAGACTTAATTCAGTCTCTGGAAGCAGGGACTTTGAAGTCACCCACGTAAGTAGTTTCTTTACttgtttggtttgaatttACCATTTCAATTaagaattgattgaaataaGCTTACTATTTTTTACATGTGTTTGACAAAAACTTTTTTGCTTGCATTTGCTTTTGAGAAATTTACAGAGTCATTAGGGCTTTTATTTGGTAGTTCATTCTTTTCTAAGCAATTAACTTTGGAAACAACTTGTTTTAATAGATATATCATTATTATCACTATTATTTGTTGATTGTTAACTTACTTTCTGGAAACCAATTTAACACTATGTTTTAGAGTTGTTGAGAAACTTGgataaaattagataaatgaaaattttagaaattgttattttcttccttgaaCAGCTAACGCCTGGAAAAATTGAAACGAGTACCTAAACTTAGAAAAGCATTTTTCTTTCGaagtaaatgaaagaaagttCTAAAAAGATGTTAAAACAACCTAGGTAGGTTCAAATGTGAgcaaaccaaaagaaaactaGACTCCAATCACCTCCAGAAGTTTTCTCCAAAAGCTATACTTGCATCTTGCTTATCGCGGAGATCAGTGCTCCAATTCAATGTTTTGACATCTCttttttatctaaataattttcatctctAAAACCTTGAACCACTTCcatctaattttatttctttcaagcTTGTCCACCAAATACTAAAGGCCAACGTTGTACATGTATATTTTTTGTAAGGCTAAAGTGCAACGTATTTAgactgaaaaaaattatttcataggGGTATTTAGAGCATAAGTGGTTTTTGATAAGATTAAGGTATTGGTTCACTTTTGGCACTTAAACTTGTTAATAGAAACATTGTGAATTGAAACATTGATTAAATCTTGCATTCTGATAGGATATGTGATTGGTtatataatcatttttctaaGAGTAAGAAGCCATCCATGATCCATTGATTGAACGGGTATGAAATTGGGGAAATGGACAAGAAATGTCCCAACTTGATGTCAGATGTTTAGTTTATCAACAGAGGATAAGTGAAAGAGGATTGTCTTGAAGCTTGATATGGGGAAAGTTGAACGGTTGATTGATATTTCCTTGATATGGTGCTTCGAGAAAGGGCTTGTTATTAAGTGCTGGAAGATGATTTTTAGGTCTATCATCTTAAATTGAAAGTGTCGCTATAATCATTGTTTACTGGGCAGAGTTTGAAGACAAGAGGACCCTCATTTCCCCTCTTCACATTTTGACTGTGGCAAACCATTGTCAAAGGATATGGATTCTAGATTGTGGAAGATTCCTTAAAAGTTAGAGATAACCTCCAAATTGTCGATGTGTTGTTGTAGGTGCAGTTGCTCCATTCTGGCTAtgtcaaccaaaaaaaattctttttcgTTTGTGAGCGTAGTGTATCATTTCCTTCTTAAGAGGATGGTGGATCACAATCATCTCTTGGAATGCTGCATCAAGATTCATTGGCAgctttttataaaaagttgaTACAAGTGTTTACAAAAAGTCCACACAAAAAGGGAGCGAAgcaacaaataagaaaaaatggttCAAATCTAGTAAAATAAGATGCGACAgagtaattacaaaaagatttagtcatcaaaatccaaaaagaaacatataatataaagagGGACCAAACATTATTGAAAGATCTCGCCTGCCCCTAAAGATTCTATTATATATCTAACCTCAAATTTCCATGAAATAGAACAAACCCAATATGCCACAAGAACACCCTTTCTCCCATAAAGGAACGTATAGAAGAAGCTATGTGAATGCCTCCCTACAACTCTGCAAGTTGGCAAAGAAAAATCCTAATGTCTCAAGAAACACCTTCTCATATCTCTGGAAAAATCATAACTCCATAAGAAATGATCAAGATCCTCTGCTATCCTCCTACAAAGAATACAACAAAGCTGCCCAACTAAAGAGGACTCCCAAGTCGAAATTTGATCCAAGGTGTTCACACTGTCGTGCATAAATTGCCACTCAAAAAATTGTAGAAGGGAAAAAATAGAGCCAGACTGAGAGGAACTAGCCAAACAACGAAAGAAAGAGCCCCCCAGAAAAGCCTTTGGAGTGACAAAAAGTTCAGAGGTTGAAGGCACAGTGAAGGAACCTGTTGGTTCCAAAGGCCGATGCTAGATGTCTTGTTCAGCAGAGGCAGAAAAGACTAGATAATTAGTTTGATAATGATGCCCGTTCCTgaacttttgttttattaaacAACTTCTGGAAATCAAGTCCCAATCTTCATATGGATACTATATCTATGCTACAACTCCTAGCTTCCAGTTTGAGAGGTAGTAACGTTTTCGGAATTTTGAGGAAAAATATCACCCAACCATCCATCCTGCCAAACCAAGGCAAGCAATGCCACATCAACATTCATTGAGCTCTTGATCTTATGAGGAGGTTAGCTAGCTTTCTGATGATATAGAACCATGGATCCTGttgaagcatttttttacAAGCAGCTGGCCAAGTATTTGTAAGATAACGGGAGGCAAAAGTTCTAACTGGGGATCGGAAGTGTctcttttctctccttttgtaTTTCAATTCTCCATTGAATTCATTGCATTAggttgattgattgattttatttttaatgcaaAACTTGGCTTTGAGTGAGAAAAGATGAAACGATACATtacatacaaaaagaaaagccctCAAAATGGAGCCAAAATACAAGAAAGGGCTTCACTGGAGAGAAATAAGCCCTAACGAACAATTACTAGctcaaaaagagaaagaacatCGAATAAGGGACCACATATTGCTATAAGAACTCTCACGCTCTCTGAAGATTCTATTGTTTCTCTTGCCCCCACAATCCCCAAAAATGACATACACTTCGTCTACCACAAAAATAGTCCTTTACCACAAAAGGGTGGATGGAGGATAAGTTCCTCAACTGACAGCCTACAAATCCGAGAGTTGACAAAGCTAAAATCAATCACCTCAAAGAAATTGAGCCAGACTGCACGAGCAAATTCAACCCCACATGAAATGATCCTGGTCATGTGTGTTGCCCTCCTGTAGGGAATACAACAATACGTCCCAACTCCAAAGACTCTAACCGAAATTCGATCCAAGATGTTAACTCTTCTACGCAAAATTGCAAAGAACTCCACCTTCTTGGAATTCTTTACCTTCCAAATCGAGGAGAAAACAGAATCACTCACCGAGAAAGAGTTAGACAAGCACCAAAAGAAAGACCTACATGAAAATCTGTTGGACAGACGAGAAATCCAAAGGCGGACATCCCCTTTTGAGGCCTAAAGTGAAAATAAGAGAGCACGGATAAAAGAGCCAAGACATCGATGTTTTCCTATCGGTCCAACGGCCAATGGAGACATAGTGAAGCAGAGGGTATGAGGAGCAAAGGGGTCTATCGCCCAACAacttttcctttaaaaaataagtgtaacagcccaccgctagcagacattgtcctctttggactttctctttcgggcttctcctcaaggttattaaaatgcgtctgcgagggagaggtttccacaccctttataaagaatgtttcgttctcctccccaaccgatgtgggatctcaccataAGTATCCCAACCATCCCCCACATTATGAATAAATTGTGATAGAAGAGGAAAAACTATCTCAATCACTGTCCATGGGTTGTTGGAAGTGTCTTTTAACCCCTCACCGGTCCACACAAAGGGATGGGGCCCGTACTTACTGACATTAACCTTTGTGTCATAGGTTATCGGCTTCATGATATCTCCAAGTCCAAGGACCGCCTCCCAGCTCACCAGATGTGAACTCTTCCTCTTCAACCTTCTTGATAAGAATTCTCTCATAAGTTTCTCGTTATTTTGATGTCCATGTTTTGTATCATTTGTAAGAGGAATACGCTAAATTGAATGATTTTTCCAACTTCTATTTCATAGTTGAGTGTGTTATAtcacaattatatatacagCAATCAGGTTACCGGTTATTTTCTTTATGCAGTTGGTGTCATCGCATATTCCCCATTCAATCTACCTGTtgtttgaatgaaaatgatcTCCGGGGAGTTGTGTCAAAGCTCGTTCTTCAGTTCATGAAAGATAAAGGAAACAGTCTTTCACACCCTGTAAAGGTAAAGCTTGGGTCATTTTCATTAATGAGTGAAGGTTGCTTTTTTTCCTATCCTTTTCAGTAGCGATTAAAGCTTGGGTCAATCATGAGAGAGAGATGGCAAGCTTCAGGAGCCTTGTagttttgacatttatttacATGTAGTTTGCAGTAGGGTACAACAGAAGAGGAATTGAAGAGACTGAGATGAAGACTTCCAAGGATAGTTCTGGTGCTATTGTTATGGGTCGCGATAAATGCTTTAGTGCCGTGGCTGCTGCTGTTAAAGATGTTGTCTCGAATGCCATTGTGGATCTGAAATCTCCAGAGGTGAATGGATTACACTATAATGGCGCCTTGGTACATACATAGATATTCCATGCTATTTcatcttataatttttgttttgtgctcATTGAATATCCTACAGCTCTGCATCCTTATTGAGCTGCTTCCCCTTTCTGGGTTGCCTCTTGAATCATTGGTAGTTGGGGTGTCGGTTCTTCCAAGCAATCTTGTTACTACGAAGCCTCGACTTTGTATCAAAGCTTTGACTTCAGATCCCAAGGCAAAGAGTTGAAGGCATAAATCAAAGTTTTCAAAGGGAAAATACTAGACTGTTAAATCTCACGAATGGATTAGGTTGGAAAACTTCATCAGTTATGGAACAAATGCTAGACTGCAGATTTAGAAAAAAGAGGACGATTTGTCTCAATCAGCTCAATGCAGTGAGTATTATTAACTTTGATTGAGATTATCCTTATTAGATTTGCCTCAATGTAAAGAGCACTTGAAGAACTGACCATTACGTCTCGATGAGTTGTGTTTAAATCCCTTTAATTATGGAAGGGTTAGAACACTTATAAATCATAATGTAATTTTTTGGGCAAGatttcttctctccttttATTTTGTAGGTTACACCAATACAGTATGAGAGCAACCTCGTGATAAGGCCTGATGGCTAGGAAGATGGCATCCACCTTTAGTAACTTTGCATATCATTTTCtggttgaggattgttgggagggagtcccaagtttataattttctggttgaggattgttgggagggagtcccaagtttataagtaagaataCCTTTTTGGATAAGCCCAAATaaaagccacgagagtttatgttcaaagtggacaatatcatatcattgtggaggattgtgattcctaacatggtgaCTCATGCACGTCTGGGATATTGTGATTCCTAACTGATTTGGAATATGGAGTCTGATgcctatttatagtaaaacaCCTAGGGATATATTGTAGATATTTTGTTTAGCCGATATTTAGTAAACGAAAACCATATTTATACCCAGGAAAAATatactttctttcattctttgtATTCTCTCTTGGTGTCAATATTTCTcgttgaattttctctcttgttctttgtgtttatcTTGATCGAGTGGGGGTAcgttgttgtgtgatcctaacaactggtattaGAGCGAGGTGAGATTTACCACGATCTacgaagatggaaagttcaaatattgCAATTGAGAAGTTTGATTGATTCGATTTCGATTTTTGAAAGATGTAAATTTAGGATTATTTGTACCACAAAGATCTTCATGAACCCCTATTTGGGGTGAAGCCatataccatgaccacggagcagtggaagctcaaggatcgtca
This genomic window from Cucurbita pepo subsp. pepo cultivar mu-cu-16 chromosome LG01, ASM280686v2, whole genome shotgun sequence contains:
- the LOC111810722 gene encoding uncharacterized protein LOC111810722 isoform X1: MAEKEQFNGCRPKHAAEASKENVAETERKTMTPWEQHSAVISIPRFDYNAPSALLHHRQSGFLITCAIKREKSATKEAISILEKYSQYFSNSTPETSESSDENETSKRRKVCTEDIDYKSVEDEGRSTGESEYGGPKYEHVNGTSTISTSSGAKVEKCSPISLVKLTRSGLLLLTFAKDISPDTVYIVSDLIQSLEAGTLKSPTWCHRIFPIQSTCCLNENDLRGVVSKLVLQFMKDKGNSLSHPVKFAVGYNRRGIEETEMKTSKDSSGAIVMGRDKCFSAVAAAVKDVVSNAIVDLKSPELCILIELLPLSGLPLESLVVGVSVLPSNLVTTKPRLCIKALTSDPKAKS
- the LOC111810722 gene encoding uncharacterized protein LOC111810722 isoform X2 produces the protein MAEKEQFNGCRPKHAAEASKENVAETERKTMTPWEQHSAVISIPRFDYNAPSALLHHRQSGFLITCAIKREKSATKEAISILEKYSQYFSNSTPETSESSDENETSKRRKVCTEDIDYKSVEDEGRSTDEHVNGTSTISTSSGAKVEKCSPISLVKLTRSGLLLLTFAKDISPDTVYIVSDLIQSLEAGTLKSPTWCHRIFPIQSTCCLNENDLRGVVSKLVLQFMKDKGNSLSHPVKFAVGYNRRGIEETEMKTSKDSSGAIVMGRDKCFSAVAAAVKDVVSNAIVDLKSPELCILIELLPLSGLPLESLVVGVSVLPSNLVTTKPRLCIKALTSDPKAKS
- the LOC111810722 gene encoding uncharacterized protein LOC111810722 isoform X3: MHHLRFFTIASRDSSSHALSRGRRVPQKKLSPSLKSQYFSNSTPETSESSDENETSKRRKVCTEDIDYKSVEDEGRSTGESEYGGPKYEHVNGTSTISTSSGAKVEKCSPISLVKLTRSGLLLLTFAKDISPDTVYIVSDLIQSLEAGTLKSPTWCHRIFPIQSTCCLNENDLRGVVSKLVLQFMKDKGNSLSHPVKFAVGYNRRGIEETEMKTSKDSSGAIVMGRDKCFSAVAAAVKDVVSNAIVDLKSPELCILIELLPLSGLPLESLVVGVSVLPSNLVTTKPRLCIKALTSDPKAKS